The proteins below are encoded in one region of Williamsoniiplasma luminosum:
- a CDS encoding deoxynucleoside kinase gives MRIAIFGTVGAGKSTVSNLISEKYGYEIFPEPIEQNPYFEDYYRDMKAHVFKMQIYMLTARSQQLTQAKALKNVIFDRTILEDPIFVKVNHDLGTMNDIDFKTYNDFYEQVIIPSLGSRNEFDLVIYLKVTTDKAIERIKERGIKAELQTPRQYWETLNKRYDDYFNLRKEHFNFVVIDANTDDLNSKMDLIYKNIDNLQNKQ, from the coding sequence ATGAGAATAGCAATTTTTGGAACAGTCGGGGCTGGGAAATCAACAGTCTCTAATTTAATTTCTGAAAAATATGGATATGAAATTTTTCCTGAACCAATTGAACAAAATCCTTATTTTGAGGATTATTATCGTGATATGAAAGCACATGTCTTTAAAATGCAAATTTATATGTTGACTGCTCGCAGTCAACAATTAACTCAAGCTAAAGCTTTGAAAAATGTAATTTTTGATCGCACAATTTTAGAAGACCCAATTTTTGTTAAAGTTAACCATGATTTAGGAACAATGAATGATATTGATTTTAAAACATACAATGATTTTTATGAACAAGTGATTATTCCTTCACTTGGTAGTCGGAATGAATTTGACTTAGTGATTTATTTAAAAGTTACAACTGATAAAGCAATTGAACGAATTAAAGAACGTGGGATCAAAGCAGAATTACAAACCCCAAGACAATATTGAGAAACATTAAATAAACGTTATGATGATTATTTTAATTTAAGAAAAGAACATTTTAATTTTGTGGTTATTGATGCTAACACTGATGATCTAAATTCAAAAATGGATTTGATTTATAAAAACATTGATAATCTCCAAAATAAACAATAA
- a CDS encoding ABC transporter permease, whose amino-acid sequence MMQLTIFKYFYRSTLKSKFLWISSVLFGLIFLIILSIFTFALQGDSIVLTQWSSLEMILLFLIAIAQITAMNLYIFSKYFSNSKKDGTMSLEIRSGISKTKIFFERILLSKAWTIGMYIFFTMIVLIFGLSTSSLVYSTFLMNLSVGFIVVFLYDLFLTAILATLSTFSLNLSLGMFGVLIFLLSGITPLVPSIGQMIDKTWTSHYTTSKKAYNDYESYIIANDVRTLANKNPGGFTEKMLNSYPSLKDSISWRKNYNGTASDKYVPLTEKEIYDIGISGLLTEFTDGIDRDNKGRHYKYNDNNEFKNSDILKHLNDVKGIFPQQVYNSSNYYGEKTWEKSFYHTITPSRPNLKFDFAFDSKYGFNNLYKKLNENEQDQEKKEFYKIIDRIIKNSFVIFNGDHMFLDSRNWDDWNIIINKNGSNEQDKNKWLENVTITVGARMYQTAFIKAINSAINLPYPVNQNNVEQDLSTYYYKTKIDSYMNPWTMFNKILSANYYGDDLIGNRIEQEAFNKSWVDKEVILELNNNKEGKNEIFNDLNSSNFVKLEIKDKVFNPIIAIVVYGLILILITIGTFFIFNLKMKKEH is encoded by the coding sequence ATGATGCAATTAACAATTTTTAAATATTTTTATCGATCAACTTTAAAATCTAAATTCTTGTGAATTAGTTCTGTTTTGTTTGGGTTAATCTTTTTGATTATATTATCAATTTTCACATTTGCATTGCAAGGAGATTCGATCGTTTTAACTCAATGATCTTCTTTGGAAATGATTCTCTTATTTTTAATAGCGATAGCTCAAATAACAGCAATGAACCTTTATATCTTTTCTAAATATTTTTCTAATTCTAAAAAAGATGGGACTATGAGTCTTGAAATTAGAAGTGGTATTTCTAAAACTAAAATATTTTTTGAAAGAATACTTTTATCCAAAGCATGAACAATTGGAATGTATATTTTTTTCACAATGATTGTTTTAATTTTTGGTTTATCAACTTCTTCTTTGGTTTATTCAACCTTTCTTATGAATTTATCAGTGGGTTTCATTGTTGTATTCTTGTATGATCTATTTTTAACAGCAATATTGGCTACTTTGTCAACATTTAGTTTAAATCTTTCCCTAGGAATGTTCGGAGTTTTAATCTTTTTATTAAGTGGTATAACTCCACTAGTTCCATCAATTGGACAAATGATTGATAAAACATGAACTAGTCATTATACAACTTCTAAAAAAGCATATAATGATTATGAATCATACATAATTGCAAATGATGTAAGAACTTTAGCAAATAAAAATCCTGGTGGATTTACTGAAAAAATGTTAAATTCTTACCCTAGTTTAAAAGATTCAATATCATGAAGAAAGAATTATAATGGCACTGCAAGTGATAAGTATGTTCCATTGACTGAAAAAGAAATTTATGACATTGGTATTTCTGGTCTTTTAACTGAGTTTACGGATGGAATTGATAGAGATAACAAAGGACGTCATTATAAATACAATGATAATAATGAATTTAAAAATAGTGACATTTTGAAACATTTAAATGACGTAAAGGGAATTTTTCCTCAACAAGTTTATAACTCATCTAATTACTACGGGGAAAAAACTTGAGAAAAAAGTTTCTATCACACAATTACTCCATCAAGACCTAATCTAAAATTTGATTTTGCTTTTGATTCAAAATACGGTTTTAATAACTTATATAAAAAATTAAACGAAAATGAACAAGATCAAGAAAAGAAAGAATTTTATAAAATTATTGATAGAATTATTAAAAATTCTTTTGTAATATTTAATGGTGATCACATGTTTTTAGATTCAAGAAACTGAGATGATTGAAATATAATTATCAATAAAAATGGTTCAAACGAACAAGACAAGAACAAGTGATTAGAGAACGTAACTATTACAGTTGGAGCTAGAATGTATCAAACAGCTTTTATTAAAGCAATAAATTCAGCCATTAACTTACCTTATCCAGTCAATCAAAATAATGTAGAACAAGATTTAAGTACTTATTATTACAAAACAAAAATTGATTCATATATGAATCCTTGAACTATGTTCAATAAAATACTGAGTGCTAACTATTATGGTGATGATCTTATTGGAAATAGAATAGAACAAGAAGCATTTAATAAATCATGAGTAGATAAAGAAGTAATTCTCGAACTTAACAATAACAAAGAAGGTAAAAATGAAATTTTTAATGACCTAAATTCTTCTAATTTTGTAAAACTAGAAATTAAAGATAAAGTTTTTAACCCAATTATAGCAATTGTTGTGTATGGGTTAATACTGATTTTAATAACTATTGGAACATTTTTCATCTTTAATTTAAAAATGAAAAAAGAACACTAA
- a CDS encoding ATP-binding cassette domain-containing protein translates to MNYLENNNPVIEFREITKLFKEGRGIQNISFDISKENNIVGLIGNNGAGKTTLLKTLFKEYTAQSGQILINGEPLENKHLKQMAFFPDQNNYPKHFNIIEFAKFSAELKDIKPKEYTEKLERLIRFLKLEELRKSKFTKLSAGQQKRALLLSVLVTNPKIIALDEPTANLDVDARMEFQEILKTLANDLKISIIITSHIIDEMENLINKVVLIKDGQIVYDNNYSLIKDGKLEVLYKDYVTHSRKQIKDINQKNQDNKPNVSSLVDILKNEDKE, encoded by the coding sequence TTGAATTACTTAGAAAATAATAATCCGGTTATTGAATTTAGAGAAATAACAAAACTTTTCAAAGAAGGCAGAGGCATTCAAAATATTTCTTTTGATATATCAAAAGAAAATAATATTGTTGGTCTAATAGGTAATAATGGAGCTGGTAAAACAACTTTATTGAAGACACTTTTTAAAGAATATACTGCACAAAGTGGTCAAATTTTAATTAATGGGGAACCATTAGAAAATAAGCATTTGAAACAAATGGCTTTTTTTCCAGATCAAAATAACTATCCCAAACATTTTAATATTATTGAATTTGCTAAATTTTCAGCTGAATTAAAAGATATTAAACCTAAAGAATATACCGAGAAATTAGAAAGATTAATTAGATTTTTAAAATTAGAAGAACTGAGAAAAAGTAAATTTACCAAACTTTCTGCTGGACAACAAAAACGAGCATTATTATTAAGTGTTTTAGTAACTAATCCTAAAATCATCGCTTTAGATGAACCAACTGCTAATTTAGATGTTGATGCAAGAATGGAATTTCAAGAAATATTAAAAACGTTGGCAAACGATTTAAAAATTTCAATTATTATCACGAGTCATATTATTGATGAGATGGAAAATTTAATTAATAAAGTAGTCTTAATTAAAGATGGGCAAATTGTTTATGACAATAATTATTCCCTTATTAAAGATGGAAAATTAGAAGTATTATATAAAGATTATGTTACTCATTCAAGAAAACAAATTAAAGATATCAATCAAAAAAATCAAGATAATAAACCTAATGTATCTTCATTAGTTGATATTTTAAAAAATGAGGATAAAGAATAA